A DNA window from Candidatus Roseilinea sp. contains the following coding sequences:
- a CDS encoding hypothetical protein (possible pseudo, frameshifted) — MTGLLIKELLFRGVIQKILIITPGGLTKQWKEEELQEKFGLHARLVNRASFEAEPGQFSRYEEGIFVTSIDFLARNEGCLKAASETQWDLVVVDEAHKLSAYEYGTKLEESERYKAVKALARKTDHLLFLTATPHRGRKDTFRRLLLLLDEDLFQKDEHVADRVREQAAPYGASETEDFENERPISKARNRFFLRRLKEEMVDWDGQPLFKPRHTKTIGYDLTPEEKTLYDEVTSYVRSKRKEAKAKKNRNVELTLMVMQRRLASSLYAITRTLENRLRALNEVLAILRDPSRSEAEKKRLLRGTPDPSDPRDITEYEDLTEEERERIDQRIFRQVLTDDPDKVEEERDEVERLFRLAESLKHHTEAKFAELLAVLDFLRRHPGRGREALDLHRASRHAREPRQAARGEGIHRRHDPRRHGCGLPQAGPATVPDARQDHGRHRRGW; from the coding sequence ATGACCGGCCTGCTGATCAAGGAGCTGCTCTTCCGGGGAGTGATCCAGAAGATCCTCATCATCACACCGGGCGGCCTGACGAAGCAGTGGAAAGAAGAGGAGCTCCAGGAGAAGTTCGGCCTCCACGCGCGGCTGGTGAATCGCGCGTCTTTCGAAGCGGAGCCCGGCCAGTTCTCCCGCTACGAAGAGGGCATCTTCGTCACGTCCATCGATTTCCTGGCGCGGAATGAAGGCTGTCTCAAGGCCGCTTCCGAAACACAGTGGGACCTCGTGGTGGTTGACGAGGCCCACAAGCTCTCGGCCTACGAGTACGGCACCAAGCTCGAGGAGAGCGAGCGCTACAAGGCGGTGAAGGCGCTCGCCCGCAAGACCGATCATCTGCTCTTCCTCACGGCGACGCCGCACCGAGGGAGAAAGGACACGTTCCGCCGGCTCCTTTTGCTCCTCGATGAAGACCTGTTCCAGAAAGACGAACACGTCGCTGACCGCGTGCGCGAGCAGGCCGCGCCCTACGGAGCTTCGGAGACGGAGGATTTCGAGAACGAGCGCCCGATCAGCAAGGCGCGCAACCGATTCTTCCTCCGTCGCCTGAAGGAGGAGATGGTGGACTGGGACGGGCAACCCCTCTTCAAGCCACGCCACACCAAGACCATCGGCTACGACCTCACCCCGGAAGAGAAGACGCTCTACGACGAGGTGACGAGCTACGTCCGCTCGAAGCGCAAGGAGGCCAAGGCGAAGAAGAACCGGAACGTCGAGCTGACCCTCATGGTCATGCAGCGGCGGCTGGCCTCGAGCCTCTACGCGATCACGCGGACGCTGGAAAACCGGCTGCGCGCCCTCAACGAGGTCCTCGCCATCCTGCGGGATCCGAGCCGATCGGAGGCGGAGAAGAAGCGGCTTCTGCGGGGAACCCCCGATCCCAGCGACCCGCGGGACATCACGGAATACGAGGACCTGACCGAAGAGGAACGCGAGCGGATCGATCAGCGGATCTTCCGCCAGGTCCTCACCGATGACCCGGACAAGGTCGAGGAGGAACGGGACGAAGTCGAGCGCCTCTTCCGCCTGGCCGAGAGCCTGAAGCACCACACGGAAGCGAAGTTCGCCGAACTGCTCGCCGTGCTCGACTTCCTCCGACGTCATCCGGGCCGAGGACGAGAAGCTCTTGATCTTCACCGAGCATCGCGACACGCTCGAGAGCCTCGCCAAGCGGCTCGAGGAGAAGGGATACACCGTCGCCACGATCCACGGCGGCATGGATGTGGACTCCCGCAAGCAGGCCCAGCGACAGTTCCGGACGCGCGCCAAGATCATGGTCGCCACCGACGCGGCTGGTGA
- a CDS encoding hypothetical protein (possible pseudo, frameshifted), with translation MLPRKRPCRYRISQSRTAEEIQAWAYEQITERQLEQVKAVRAEECELRRAYLNTAFTDLILELQEELNDLQQAQLFGEDNNDEVERLRRRIEELKARKAERLKELDLMMKLTANLPDVLTEAVIVPAPVATVETDEVPSKGVPMRRDDEVEAIAMDVAMRYERSRGWNARDVSKDGEHYDIRSEGPNGEKRFIEVKGRAQSGAIVLTGPEVDKLRQLGERAWLYVVTFCKGWGAGFQPARSEADKMSAPRLHIIQDPISKLSLETLYRQIQFVVTEADWAQQGEEVEAPSQTEEQGK, from the coding sequence GTGTTGCCCCGGAAACGGCCGTGCCGGTACCGGATCTCGCAGTCGCGGACGGCCGAAGAAATCCAGGCCTGGGCCTACGAGCAGATCACCGAGCGGCAGCTCGAGCAGGTCAAGGCCGTCCGAGCCGAGGAGTGCGAGCTGCGGCGGGCGTACCTGAACACAGCCTTCACGGATCTCATCCTCGAGCTGCAGGAGGAGCTGAACGACCTCCAACAGGCTCAGCTCTTCGGCGAGGACAACAACGACGAGGTCGAGCGACTGCGGCGCCGGATCGAGGAGTTGAAGGCGCGGAAGGCAGAACGCCTCAAGGAGCTGGATCTCATGATGAAGCTGACGGCGAACCTCCCGGACGTTCTGACGGAGGCCGTGATCGTCCCCGCCCCGGTGGCCACGGTCGAGACGGATGAGGTGCCGTCGAAGGGCGTTCCGATGCGCCGCGACGACGAGGTCGAGGCCATCGCCATGGACGTGGCCATGCGCTATGAGCGCAGCCGTGGCTGGAACGCCAGGGACGTGAGCAAGGACGGCGAGCACTACGACATCCGGTCGGAGGGGCCGAATGGCGAGAAACGCTTCATCGAGGTCAAGGGCCGCGCCCAGTCGGGGGCCATCGTCCTGACCGGCCCAGAGGTGGACAAGCTCCGCCAGCTCGGGGAGCGGGCCTGGCTCTACGTCGTCACCTTCTGCAAGGGCTGGGGGGCAGGCTTCCAGCCTGCCAGATCAGAAGCAGACAAGATGTCTGCCCCCCGACTTCATATAATCCAGGATCCAATCTCGAAGCTCAGTCTGGAGACGCTGTACCGGCAGATCCAGTTTGTCGTCACGGAAGCCGACTGGGCGCAGCAGGGCGAGGAAGTCGAGGCCCCTTCCCAGACCGAGGAGCAAGGCAAATGA